The Methylomarinum vadi genome has a window encoding:
- the rpsL gene encoding 30S ribosomal protein S12: protein MATINQLVRKPRAKKTEKSNVPALEACPQRRGVCTRVYTTTPKKPNSALRKVARVRLTNGAEVTSYIGGEGHNLQEHSVVLIRGGRVKDLPGVRYHVVRGSLDTSGVNGRKCGRSKYGAKRPKG, encoded by the coding sequence ATGGCAACGATCAATCAGTTGGTTCGTAAGCCTCGCGCTAAAAAAACTGAAAAAAGCAACGTACCCGCGTTGGAAGCATGCCCGCAAAGAAGAGGGGTCTGCACTCGCGTTTACACCACAACACCAAAAAAGCCAAATTCTGCCCTGAGAAAGGTGGCCAGGGTTAGGTTGACCAATGGTGCCGAGGTGACTAGTTACATTGGTGGCGAGGGCCATAATCTGCAAGAGCACTCCGTGGTGTTAATCAGGGGTGGTCGGGTGAAAGATTTGCCGGGTGTCCGTTATCATGTCGTGCGCGGCAGCTTAGATACTTCGGGTGTTAATGGTAGGAAGTGTGGTCGTTCCAAATACGGTGCGAAAAGGCCAAAAGGTTAA
- the rpsG gene encoding 30S ribosomal protein S7 yields the protein MSRRRVAAKRDVIPDPRYGSEMLSKFMNMLMVDGKKSVAEKIVYGALNTIEDKGHGEPLEVVSKALENVQPRVEVKSRRVGGATYQVPVEVRPSRRVALSMRWLIEAARKRNERTMAAKLAGELLDAFEGRGAAAKKREDTHKMAEANKAFSHYRW from the coding sequence ATGTCTAGAAGAAGAGTAGCGGCAAAAAGAGATGTGATTCCTGATCCTCGTTATGGTAGCGAGATGCTGTCTAAGTTCATGAATATGCTCATGGTAGATGGCAAGAAATCGGTGGCGGAAAAGATCGTTTATGGCGCGTTGAACACAATCGAGGACAAGGGTCATGGTGAGCCGCTGGAAGTCGTGTCCAAAGCGTTGGAAAACGTCCAGCCTCGTGTGGAGGTCAAGTCACGCCGTGTAGGTGGCGCGACTTATCAGGTTCCTGTTGAGGTGCGTCCTTCTAGAAGAGTCGCCTTGTCTATGCGTTGGTTGATAGAAGCAGCCCGAAAGAGAAATGAGCGTACCATGGCCGCTAAGCTGGCGGGCGAGCTGCTGGATGCGTTCGAGGGTCGTGGCGCAGCTGCTAAAAAGCGTGAAGATACTCATAAGATGGCGGAAGCGAATAAGGCGTTCTCACATTATCGCTGGTAA
- the fusA gene encoding elongation factor G, with protein sequence MARKTPISRYRNIGIMAHIDAGKTTTTERILYYTGVSHKIGEVHDGAATMDWMAQEQERGITITSAATTCFWAGMEKQYPQHRINIIDTPGHVDFTIEVERSLRVLDGACAVFCAVGGVEPQSETVWRQANKYHVPRMAFVNKMDRSGADFLRVVEQIKVRLGANPVPMQLPIGAEDSFAGVVDLVKMKAIYWEEANMGVAFEEREIPEEMSGLASEWREHLVEAAAEASDELMEKYLEADDLSNEEIKQGIRRLTLANQAVPVFCGSAFKNKGVQCILDAVIDFMPAPTDVLAIKGHLVDSEEEVERHSSDEEPFSALAFKIATDPYVGALTFFRVYSGVLNSGDAVLNTIKGKRERIGRLVQMHANSREEIKEVRAGDIAAAIGLKDVTTGDTLCDMNEPVVLEKMDFPDPVISVAVEPKTKADQEKMGVALGKLAQEDPSFRVNTDEESGQVIISGMGELHLEIIVDRLQREFNVEANVGAPQVAYRETVRKAVECEGKFVRQSGGRGQYGHVWLRIEPLEQGAGYEFVNEIVGGVVPKEYIPAVDKGIQEQMENGILAGFPVVDVKVSLFDGSYHDVDSSEMAFKIAGSMGFRDGAKAANPVLLEPMMKVEVVTPEEYMGDVVGDINRRRGIIHGMGDSPAGKLVECEVPLAEMFGYATDLRSATQGRATYSMQFDKYSEAPANIAEAIIKKVS encoded by the coding sequence GTGGCGCGTAAGACTCCTATAAGCCGTTATCGAAATATCGGTATCATGGCGCATATAGATGCGGGTAAGACCACGACGACCGAACGCATCCTCTATTACACCGGAGTGTCTCATAAGATCGGCGAGGTGCATGATGGTGCGGCGACTATGGATTGGATGGCGCAGGAGCAAGAGCGGGGGATTACCATAACCTCGGCGGCGACGACATGTTTCTGGGCGGGAATGGAAAAGCAGTATCCGCAGCACCGTATCAATATCATCGATACGCCGGGGCACGTTGATTTTACCATCGAGGTTGAGCGTTCGTTACGGGTTTTAGATGGTGCGTGCGCAGTCTTTTGTGCGGTGGGCGGTGTGGAGCCGCAGTCTGAAACGGTATGGCGACAGGCGAATAAATATCATGTCCCAAGAATGGCTTTTGTTAATAAAATGGATCGTTCTGGTGCTGATTTTTTGCGTGTGGTTGAGCAGATTAAAGTAAGGCTGGGTGCGAATCCGGTCCCCATGCAACTGCCAATTGGCGCAGAAGATAGCTTTGCCGGCGTGGTCGATCTGGTGAAAATGAAGGCTATTTATTGGGAAGAGGCCAATATGGGAGTGGCTTTCGAAGAAAGGGAAATTCCTGAGGAAATGTCTGGCTTGGCAAGTGAGTGGCGCGAGCATTTAGTGGAGGCGGCGGCCGAAGCTTCTGATGAATTAATGGAAAAATATCTGGAAGCGGACGACCTGTCCAATGAAGAAATTAAGCAGGGAATTAGAAGGTTGACTTTGGCGAATCAGGCGGTGCCTGTTTTTTGTGGTTCGGCTTTCAAGAACAAAGGCGTGCAGTGCATTTTAGATGCGGTGATTGATTTCATGCCCGCTCCAACCGATGTGTTGGCGATTAAAGGGCATTTGGTGGATTCCGAGGAAGAGGTGGAGCGTCATTCCTCGGACGAAGAGCCATTTTCCGCCTTGGCTTTTAAGATTGCGACCGACCCTTATGTGGGGGCTTTGACGTTTTTTAGGGTTTATTCAGGGGTGTTGAACTCCGGCGATGCTGTTCTGAATACGATTAAAGGCAAAAGGGAGCGTATTGGTCGATTGGTGCAAATGCATGCCAACAGTCGAGAAGAAATTAAAGAAGTAAGAGCTGGCGATATCGCCGCGGCTATTGGTTTGAAGGATGTTACAACCGGCGATACGCTGTGTGATATGAATGAGCCGGTAGTGCTGGAGAAAATGGATTTTCCGGATCCGGTGATCTCGGTGGCAGTTGAGCCAAAGACTAAGGCGGACCAGGAGAAGATGGGGGTTGCACTGGGTAAGCTGGCGCAGGAGGACCCTTCTTTTAGGGTTAATACAGATGAAGAGTCCGGTCAGGTGATTATTTCCGGAATGGGTGAGCTCCATTTGGAAATTATTGTTGATCGGCTGCAAAGGGAATTCAATGTGGAAGCTAATGTCGGAGCTCCGCAAGTTGCTTACAGGGAGACAGTTAGAAAAGCAGTAGAATGTGAAGGGAAGTTTGTAAGGCAGTCGGGTGGTCGTGGTCAATACGGACATGTTTGGTTACGAATTGAGCCTCTTGAGCAAGGTGCAGGATATGAGTTTGTCAACGAGATAGTTGGCGGCGTGGTGCCTAAGGAATATATACCGGCAGTTGATAAAGGCATACAAGAGCAGATGGAAAATGGTATACTAGCTGGTTTCCCCGTTGTTGATGTAAAAGTTAGTTTATTCGATGGTTCATATCATGATGTCGATTCGAGTGAAATGGCTTTCAAAATAGCAGGATCGATGGGTTTTAGGGACGGGGCCAAGGCTGCAAACCCAGTATTGCTTGAACCAATGATGAAGGTTGAAGTGGTTACCCCGGAGGAATATATGGGGGATGTTGTCGGCGATATTAATAGGCGTCGCGGAATAATCCATGGAATGGGGGATTCGCCAGCGGGTAAGTTGGTTGAGTGCGAGGTTCCGTTGGCTGAGATGTTTGGTTATGCAACTGACTTGCGTTCAGCGACCCAGGGTCGGGCAACATACAGTATGCAGTTCGATAAATATAGCGAAGCACCTGCAAATATTGCAGAAGCAATTATTAAAAAAGTATCTTAA
- the tuf gene encoding elongation factor Tu, with amino-acid sequence MAKEKFERTKPHVNVGTIGHVDHGKTTLTAALTKVMAEKHGGAARAFDQIDNAPEERERGITIATSHVEYESDTRHYAHVDCPGHADYVKNMITGAAQMDGAILVCSAADGPMPQTREHILLSRQVGVPYIVVFLNKADMVDDEELIELVEMEVRELLNQYEFPGDDTPIIIGSALKALEGDTSDIGVPAVEKLVEALDTYIPEPKRAVDGPFLMPIEDVFSISGRGTVVTGRVERGIIKVGEEVEIVGIKETTKTTCTGVEMFRKLLDQGEAGDNVGVLLRGTKRDEVERGQVLAHVGTIKPHTHFKAEIYVLSKDEGGRHTPFFNGYRPQFYFRTTDVTGAVELPEGVEMVMPGDNVTVEVKLIAPIAMDDGLRFAVREGGRTVGAGVVASIIE; translated from the coding sequence ATGGCTAAAGAAAAATTTGAAAGAACGAAACCGCACGTAAACGTAGGGACCATTGGCCACGTTGACCACGGTAAAACCACATTAACAGCGGCATTGACGAAAGTAATGGCGGAAAAGCATGGTGGTGCGGCCAGAGCTTTCGATCAGATTGATAATGCACCGGAAGAGCGTGAGCGTGGTATTACCATTGCAACTTCTCACGTGGAATACGAATCGGATACCCGACACTACGCCCACGTGGACTGCCCGGGACACGCCGACTATGTCAAGAACATGATTACCGGCGCGGCGCAAATGGATGGTGCGATTCTGGTTTGTTCGGCTGCTGACGGTCCGATGCCGCAAACGCGTGAGCATATCCTGTTGTCCAGACAGGTAGGTGTTCCTTATATCGTAGTGTTCCTGAATAAAGCCGATATGGTTGACGATGAAGAGTTGATCGAGTTGGTTGAAATGGAGGTTCGCGAGTTGCTGAACCAGTACGAATTCCCGGGTGACGATACGCCAATCATCATTGGTTCTGCGCTGAAGGCGCTGGAAGGCGATACCAGCGACATTGGTGTGCCGGCGGTTGAAAAGTTGGTCGAGGCGTTGGACACCTATATTCCAGAGCCGAAGCGGGCGGTCGATGGGCCATTCCTGATGCCAATCGAAGATGTCTTCTCAATTTCTGGTCGTGGTACGGTAGTTACCGGTCGGGTAGAGCGCGGTATCATTAAAGTGGGTGAAGAGGTCGAGATCGTCGGCATCAAAGAAACCACTAAAACCACTTGTACCGGTGTTGAAATGTTCCGCAAATTGCTGGATCAAGGTGAGGCCGGTGATAACGTAGGTGTTCTGTTGCGGGGCACCAAGCGTGACGAAGTAGAGCGTGGTCAAGTATTGGCGCACGTTGGCACCATCAAGCCGCACACGCACTTCAAGGCCGAAATCTACGTCTTGTCGAAAGATGAGGGTGGTCGCCATACGCCATTCTTCAATGGTTATCGTCCACAGTTCTACTTCAGAACCACGGATGTAACCGGTGCGGTAGAGTTGCCGGAAGGTGTGGAAATGGTCATGCCGGGCGACAACGTGACCGTAGAAGTCAAGCTGATCGCGCCGATCGCGATGGACGATGGTCTGCGTTTCGCGGTACGTGAAGGTGGCCGTACCGTCGGTGCGGGTGTTGTTGCTTCAATTATTGAGTAA
- the rpsJ gene encoding 30S ribosomal protein S10, which produces MSNQTIRIRLKAFDHKLIDQSAGEIVETAKRTGAQVKGPIPLPTRKERFTVLISPHVNKDARDQYELRTYKRLLDIVEPTDKTVDALMKLDLAAGVDVQIKLK; this is translated from the coding sequence ATGTCGAATCAAACTATCAGAATCCGTTTAAAAGCATTCGATCATAAATTAATCGATCAGTCTGCTGGTGAGATAGTAGAAACAGCAAAAAGAACGGGCGCCCAAGTTAAGGGCCCCATTCCTTTGCCTACTAGAAAAGAGCGCTTTACTGTATTGATCTCGCCTCACGTCAACAAAGACGCGCGTGATCAATATGAATTAAGAACCTATAAAAGGTTGCTTGATATAGTCGAGCCAACAGATAAAACCGTTGACGCATTGATGAAACTGGATCTTGCGGCTGGGGTAGATGTTCAAATTAAGCTGAAATAA
- the rplC gene encoding 50S ribosomal protein L3, translated as MSIGLIGRKSGMTRVFCEDGSSVPVTVLQIDSNRVVQVKNLEKDGYRAVQVAAGEKKSSKVNKAMAGHYAAANVTAGRGLWEFRLNDGEGDDLSAGSELNVGLFSEGQVVDVRGTSIGKGFQGGVRRHNFRTQDATHGNSLSHRAPGSNGMCQTPGRVFKGKKMAGHMGSVKRTVQNLTIHAVDTERNLILVKGAVPGAKGGDVVITPAVKKQNKG; from the coding sequence ATGTCAATAGGTCTTATTGGTCGTAAAAGTGGTATGACCCGAGTTTTTTGTGAAGATGGTTCTTCAGTGCCGGTGACTGTTCTTCAAATTGACTCGAACAGAGTCGTTCAAGTCAAGAATTTGGAAAAAGATGGATACCGTGCGGTGCAAGTGGCTGCGGGAGAAAAGAAGTCATCTAAAGTCAATAAAGCCATGGCGGGACATTATGCAGCCGCGAATGTGACTGCTGGACGTGGTTTGTGGGAATTCAGGTTGAACGACGGTGAGGGTGATGACTTATCTGCCGGTTCTGAATTGAATGTGGGTCTCTTTTCCGAAGGGCAAGTCGTTGATGTTCGCGGAACCAGCATCGGTAAAGGTTTTCAAGGTGGTGTGAGACGCCACAACTTTAGAACCCAGGATGCAACCCACGGTAACTCATTGTCGCATAGGGCTCCGGGTTCCAACGGTATGTGTCAAACGCCGGGTCGGGTTTTTAAAGGCAAGAAAATGGCCGGACACATGGGGTCGGTTAAACGAACCGTGCAGAATCTGACGATTCATGCGGTAGATACCGAAAGAAATCTAATTTTGGTGAAAGGCGCCGTGCCTGGAGCTAAAGGCGGGGATGTTGTGATCACTCCTGCGGTTAAGAAGCAAAATAAGGGTTAA
- the rplD gene encoding 50S ribosomal protein L4: MALQVPAINDQDSATAVDVAEQVFGQEFNETLVHQLVVKYQAGARAGTKAQKNRSAVRGGGIKPWRQKGTGRARSGTTRSPLWRSGGVTFAAQPRSFEQKLNKKMYKAGIRSIFSELLRQERLTVSDDILPTSPKTKEFAGKLKALDAKRVLIIADDINENLYLAARNIPYVAIATAESVDPVTLVSADKVIATTTALKNIEERLS; the protein is encoded by the coding sequence ATGGCATTGCAAGTACCTGCAATCAATGACCAGGACTCCGCGACTGCCGTTGACGTGGCAGAACAAGTTTTCGGTCAAGAATTTAATGAAACACTGGTTCATCAGCTTGTCGTTAAATATCAAGCTGGCGCACGTGCTGGAACGAAAGCACAAAAAAATCGTTCGGCTGTCAGAGGTGGCGGAATCAAGCCTTGGCGTCAGAAAGGCACTGGGCGTGCCCGCTCGGGTACGACTCGTAGTCCGCTATGGCGTTCTGGCGGTGTGACATTTGCAGCGCAACCACGCTCCTTCGAGCAGAAGTTGAATAAGAAAATGTATAAAGCGGGCATACGCTCGATTTTTTCTGAACTGCTGCGTCAAGAAAGACTGACAGTGAGCGACGACATTCTGCCAACCTCGCCTAAAACAAAAGAATTTGCGGGCAAGTTGAAAGCTTTGGACGCTAAACGAGTTCTGATCATCGCCGACGATATTAATGAAAATTTGTATTTAGCGGCGCGGAACATTCCTTATGTCGCGATTGCAACGGCCGAATCTGTCGATCCTGTGACATTGGTATCCGCAGATAAAGTGATTGCTACGACAACGGCATTGAAAAATATCGAGGAGCGTCTGTCATGA
- the rplW gene encoding 50S ribosomal protein L23 — protein sequence MSMQKSQLANVLLAPIITEKSSFAAENDKRFVFRVQNSATKLQVKRAVELMFDVEVDSVQVLNVKGKVKRFGRTLGKRSDWKKAYVKLKSGHDIDFAAA from the coding sequence ATGAGTATGCAGAAAAGTCAGTTAGCCAATGTATTGCTGGCTCCGATTATCACGGAAAAAAGCTCATTCGCGGCGGAGAATGACAAGCGTTTCGTATTCAGAGTACAGAATTCGGCAACAAAATTACAAGTTAAAAGAGCGGTCGAATTGATGTTCGATGTCGAAGTAGACTCGGTTCAAGTTTTGAACGTTAAAGGTAAGGTCAAACGTTTTGGCCGAACTTTGGGTAAGCGCTCTGACTGGAAAAAGGCCTATGTTAAGTTAAAATCCGGTCACGATATCGATTTCGCGGCAGCTTGA
- the rplB gene encoding 50S ribosomal protein L2 translates to MAILKSKPTSPGSRFVVRVKNDELHKGKPFAQLLDKNSKSGGRNNQGRITTRHIGGGHKKHYRIIDFKRNKLDVPAIVERIEYDPNRTANIALLLYKDGERKYIIAPKGLEKGQELVSSETTPVKVGNCMPLRNIPLGTNIHCVELKPGKGAQLARSAGASAQLVAKEGAHVTLRLRSGEMRKVMADCKAVVGEVSNSEHNLISLGKAGAKRWRGVRPTVRGVAMNPVDHPHGGGEGRTSGGRHPVSPWGIPTKGYKTRKNKRTDNMIVRRRKQK, encoded by the coding sequence ATGGCTATTCTAAAATCAAAGCCGACATCGCCAGGTTCTCGGTTTGTAGTACGTGTTAAAAATGATGAATTGCATAAAGGTAAGCCATTTGCACAGTTACTCGACAAAAACAGCAAAAGCGGCGGTCGCAATAATCAAGGTAGAATTACAACACGTCATATAGGCGGTGGTCATAAAAAGCACTACCGTATCATTGATTTCAAACGTAACAAACTGGATGTTCCGGCGATTGTTGAACGAATCGAATACGATCCCAATAGAACGGCAAACATAGCATTGCTGTTGTATAAGGATGGTGAGCGTAAATATATCATTGCGCCAAAAGGTTTGGAAAAAGGTCAGGAGCTTGTTTCTTCGGAGACGACTCCAGTTAAGGTTGGCAACTGTATGCCGTTGCGCAACATACCGCTAGGTACAAATATCCACTGCGTGGAATTGAAGCCTGGAAAAGGCGCACAATTAGCCCGAAGTGCGGGTGCTTCTGCGCAATTAGTCGCTAAAGAAGGCGCGCACGTTACATTGCGATTGCGTTCTGGTGAAATGCGCAAGGTAATGGCCGATTGCAAGGCTGTAGTTGGCGAAGTTTCCAACTCGGAACATAACCTGATTTCGTTGGGTAAGGCGGGAGCTAAACGTTGGCGAGGCGTAAGACCTACGGTAAGAGGTGTTGCGATGAACCCGGTTGATCACCCGCATGGTGGTGGTGAAGGTAGAACTTCTGGTGGAAGACATCCCGTTTCTCCTTGGGGTATTCCAACGAAGGGTTACAAAACTAGAAAAAACAAACGGACTGATAACATGATTGTCAGACGCCGTAAGCAAAAATAA
- the rpsS gene encoding 30S ribosomal protein S19: protein MPRSIKKGPFIDHHLLKKVEEAVKSNNRKPIKTWSRRSMIIPEMLGLTIAVHNGRQHVPVLISENMVGHKLGEFAPTRTYKGHIADKKSR from the coding sequence GTGCCACGTTCAATTAAAAAAGGTCCATTTATTGATCATCATCTGCTGAAAAAAGTTGAAGAAGCAGTAAAGAGCAATAATCGGAAACCGATTAAAACATGGTCAAGAAGGTCGATGATCATCCCGGAAATGCTGGGACTGACAATCGCAGTACATAACGGCCGTCAACATGTGCCAGTACTGATCTCAGAAAATATGGTCGGACACAAGTTGGGTGAGTTCGCTCCTACCCGAACCTATAAAGGCCATATCGCGGACAAAAAATCAAGATAA
- the rplV gene encoding 50S ribosomal protein L22: MEVSAKLSNAPLSAQKARLVGDQIRGLPVEKALNLLQFSSKKAAAIIKKVLESAIANAEHNESADIDELIVSTVYVNEGATLKRVRARAKGRANHILKRTCHITVKVAEYE, translated from the coding sequence ATGGAAGTATCAGCAAAACTTAGTAATGCCCCTTTATCAGCGCAAAAGGCGAGATTGGTAGGTGATCAAATACGTGGTTTGCCAGTTGAAAAAGCTCTGAACTTATTACAGTTCAGTTCCAAAAAAGCTGCAGCAATCATAAAAAAGGTTTTGGAGTCGGCTATTGCAAACGCTGAACACAATGAAAGTGCCGATATCGATGAATTGATCGTATCGACAGTTTATGTGAATGAGGGTGCAACATTAAAAAGGGTTCGGGCCAGGGCTAAAGGCCGGGCAAATCATATTCTGAAAAGAACCTGCCATATAACAGTTAAAGTAGCGGAATACGAGTAG
- the rpsC gene encoding 30S ribosomal protein S3, protein MGQKVHPTGIRLGIVKDWTSRWYANSQNYPVFLLQDLKVRDYIQKKLAHASVSRIQINRPANNAHITVHTARPGIVIGKKGEDIDKLRQDVSAMLGVPVQLNVEEIRKPELDAKLVAESIAQQLEKRIMYRRAMKRAVTNTMRLGAEGIKINVAGRLNGAEIARGEWYREGRVPLHTLRADIDYGTAEANTTYGIIGIKVWIFKGEVFDMDAESASAKPESKK, encoded by the coding sequence ATGGGTCAAAAAGTACATCCAACGGGTATACGCCTTGGGATTGTTAAAGATTGGACTTCAAGATGGTATGCAAACAGCCAAAACTATCCGGTATTTCTGCTGCAGGATCTGAAGGTTCGTGATTACATTCAGAAGAAGCTTGCACATGCGTCAGTCAGTCGTATTCAAATCAATCGCCCGGCGAATAATGCCCATATCACCGTACATACTGCCCGGCCAGGCATTGTGATCGGCAAAAAAGGCGAAGATATTGATAAATTGAGACAGGACGTGTCTGCAATGCTGGGCGTTCCCGTACAGCTCAATGTAGAAGAAATCAGAAAGCCAGAATTAGATGCAAAACTGGTTGCCGAAAGCATTGCACAGCAACTGGAGAAACGGATCATGTATCGCCGTGCCATGAAGCGTGCCGTGACGAATACCATGAGGTTGGGGGCAGAAGGTATCAAGATTAATGTCGCCGGACGTTTGAATGGCGCAGAAATCGCCCGTGGCGAATGGTACCGCGAAGGCCGTGTGCCTTTGCATACATTACGTGCCGATATCGATTATGGCACCGCAGAGGCAAATACCACCTATGGGATTATTGGCATTAAGGTGTGGATTTTCAAGGGTGAAGTATTTGATATGGATGCCGAAAGCGCATCTGCTAAACCAGAATCTAAAAAATAG
- the rplP gene encoding 50S ribosomal protein L16, with protein MLQPKRTKFRKQHKGKNNGTALRGSSVSFGEYGLKATTRGRITARQIEAARRAITRHVKRGGKIWIRVFPDKPITKKPLEVRMGKGKGSVEYWVAQIKPGTMLYEIQGVPEELAREAFKLAAAKLPVRTTFAARTIL; from the coding sequence ATGCTTCAACCAAAGAGAACAAAATTTCGTAAGCAGCATAAAGGTAAAAACAACGGGACCGCATTGCGTGGTTCGTCAGTAAGTTTTGGCGAATATGGCCTTAAAGCGACAACTCGTGGTAGAATTACCGCCCGCCAAATTGAGGCGGCCCGTCGTGCGATTACTAGGCACGTAAAACGGGGCGGTAAAATTTGGATCAGAGTGTTCCCGGATAAGCCTATTACTAAAAAACCCTTGGAAGTACGTATGGGTAAAGGTAAAGGTAGTGTAGAATATTGGGTTGCACAAATTAAACCGGGTACCATGTTGTATGAGATTCAAGGGGTACCAGAGGAATTGGCGCGTGAGGCCTTTAAATTGGCTGCGGCTAAATTACCTGTCAGAACAACTTTTGCTGCGCGGACGATACTGTAA
- the rpmC gene encoding 50S ribosomal protein L29: MNASELRQKTKEELSDMLFELSREQFNLRMQKGTGQLTKPDQVKKVKRDIARIHTVLNEKARAEA; this comes from the coding sequence ATGAATGCAAGTGAATTACGTCAGAAGACGAAAGAAGAATTAAGCGATATGCTATTTGAGTTATCTCGCGAACAGTTCAATCTGAGAATGCAAAAAGGCACTGGACAGTTGACCAAGCCAGATCAGGTTAAAAAAGTGAAACGTGACATTGCGCGGATTCATACTGTGTTGAACGAAAAAGCGAGAGCCGAGGCATGA
- the rpsQ gene encoding 30S ribosomal protein S17 yields the protein MSDNTEKMRTLRGRVISNKMDKTISVLVERRVKHPVYGKIVKKTTKFLAHDERNECNEGDTVSITSCRPLSKNKTFKMVEIIERAN from the coding sequence ATGAGTGATAACACCGAAAAAATGCGTACCCTAAGGGGACGTGTAATAAGTAACAAAATGGATAAAACCATTTCAGTTCTGGTTGAGCGAAGAGTTAAACATCCGGTCTACGGAAAAATTGTCAAAAAAACGACCAAATTTTTGGCTCACGATGAACGGAACGAATGCAATGAAGGCGACACGGTTTCGATAACTTCATGCAGGCCATTATCCAAAAATAAGACCTTCAAAATGGTCGAAATTATTGAAAGAGCAAACTAA
- the rplN gene encoding 50S ribosomal protein L14 — protein sequence MIQMQTNLDVADNSGAKKVMCIKVLGGSHRRYANIGDIIKVSVKDAIPRGRVKKGDVYNALVVRTRKGVRRPDGSVIRFDGNAAVILNNNLQPLGTRIFGPVTRELRGDKFMKIISLAPEVL from the coding sequence ATGATTCAGATGCAAACTAACCTTGACGTCGCCGATAACAGCGGTGCAAAAAAGGTCATGTGTATCAAAGTACTGGGTGGTTCGCACCGGCGCTATGCGAATATTGGCGACATTATTAAGGTGAGTGTTAAAGACGCTATCCCTCGCGGGCGTGTGAAAAAAGGTGATGTATATAATGCACTCGTTGTTAGAACGCGCAAAGGTGTGCGTAGACCCGATGGATCAGTGATCAGATTCGATGGCAATGCGGCCGTCATTCTGAATAATAACCTTCAGCCGCTGGGAACACGTATTTTTGGACCGGTAACACGTGAGTTAAGAGGTGATAAATTCATGAAAATCATTTCATTAGCTCCTGAAGTATTGTAA
- the rplX gene encoding 50S ribosomal protein L24 has product MQKIKQGDEVVVLTGKDKGKQGKVTKILANNKVLVQGINQVKKHQRGNPNAGIAGGIIEKDMPIDISNVGLYNPETKKADRVGFKFLEDGKKVRYFKSTNEVVDA; this is encoded by the coding sequence ATGCAGAAAATTAAACAAGGCGACGAAGTTGTAGTGCTAACCGGAAAAGATAAAGGTAAGCAAGGCAAAGTAACAAAAATCCTAGCGAATAATAAAGTTTTGGTACAAGGGATTAATCAGGTTAAAAAACATCAACGCGGTAATCCGAATGCCGGTATCGCTGGCGGTATCATTGAAAAAGATATGCCGATCGATATTTCAAATGTTGGTTTGTATAACCCGGAAACCAAGAAGGCGGATCGTGTTGGCTTTAAGTTTCTAGAAGATGGAAAAAAAGTCAGATATTTTAAATCGACTAATGAAGTTGTTGATGCGTAA